A DNA window from Candidatus Roseilinea sp. contains the following coding sequences:
- a CDS encoding dihydrolipoamide acetyltransferase component of pyruvate dehydrogenase complex: protein MATEITMPQMGFDMTEGTIAAWLKKEGDPVAKGEPIAEIETDKTTIQIESFSSGVLRKILAQAGQKVPVGQVIGIIAAPDEPIAGAPPSASPQSASQPTPDAPQSNAAPPTGPRMQPAVAAPQVVHQGRIIATPVARRLAEERGIDLRYVKGTGPDGRITKADVEAFVPSPPAPEPVSKPTASPAVKAPEPAPQPTPVAQAAAPAAPSVMQPLTRMRQTIAARMVASKQQVPHFYITVAVEMDAALALRAQINESLKPEGVKVSVNDMVIRAVALALRRFPNMNAAFTAEGIQRRDDVHVASAVTVEGGLVTVTVRDADKKTLKQIGQEMAALAERARSNKMQPGDTGGQTFTISNLGMYNVENFIAIVNQPDAGILAVATATPTPVVRNGEIVIRTMMNMTLSADHRLTDGAEGAQFINEIKRLLENPWSLVL, encoded by the coding sequence ATGGCTACAGAAATCACCATGCCCCAGATGGGGTTCGACATGACCGAGGGCACGATCGCCGCTTGGTTAAAGAAGGAAGGCGATCCCGTGGCGAAAGGCGAGCCGATCGCAGAGATCGAAACCGACAAGACGACCATCCAGATTGAGTCGTTCAGCAGCGGCGTATTGCGCAAGATCCTCGCGCAAGCCGGCCAAAAAGTCCCTGTGGGCCAGGTCATCGGCATCATCGCCGCCCCGGATGAACCTATCGCGGGCGCGCCGCCATCCGCTTCGCCGCAGTCGGCGTCTCAACCGACGCCGGATGCGCCGCAGTCGAACGCGGCACCCCCAACCGGACCGCGGATGCAGCCGGCCGTTGCTGCGCCGCAAGTCGTTCATCAGGGGCGGATTATCGCGACGCCGGTCGCCCGGCGCCTGGCCGAGGAGCGCGGCATTGACCTGCGCTACGTAAAAGGCACCGGCCCGGATGGCCGCATCACCAAGGCCGACGTCGAGGCGTTTGTGCCGTCGCCGCCTGCGCCGGAGCCGGTGAGCAAGCCGACGGCCAGCCCGGCCGTCAAGGCGCCTGAGCCGGCGCCGCAACCCACGCCGGTCGCCCAGGCCGCAGCGCCTGCCGCGCCCAGCGTGATGCAACCGCTCACTCGCATGCGCCAGACCATCGCGGCGCGCATGGTCGCCAGCAAGCAGCAGGTGCCGCACTTCTACATCACGGTAGCCGTGGAGATGGACGCCGCCTTAGCGTTGCGCGCTCAGATCAACGAGTCGCTGAAGCCGGAGGGAGTGAAGGTCTCGGTGAACGACATGGTCATCCGCGCCGTCGCGCTGGCGCTCCGCCGCTTCCCCAACATGAACGCCGCATTCACGGCAGAGGGCATTCAGAGGCGCGATGACGTGCACGTCGCGAGCGCCGTGACGGTCGAAGGGGGGCTGGTGACGGTGACTGTGCGCGACGCCGACAAGAAGACGCTCAAGCAGATCGGCCAGGAGATGGCTGCGTTGGCGGAGCGCGCGCGGAGCAACAAGATGCAGCCGGGTGATACGGGTGGGCAGACGTTCACCATCAGCAACCTGGGCATGTATAACGTGGAGAACTTCATCGCCATCGTCAACCAGCCCGACGCCGGCATCTTGGCCGTGGCGACGGCAACGCCGACCCCGGTGGTGCGCAACGGCGAGATCGTGATCCGCACGATGATGAACATGACGCTCTCCGCCGATCACCGCCTGACCGACGGCGCCGAGGGCGCGCAGTTCATCAACGAGATTAAGCGTCTGCTCGAAAATCCCTGGAGCTTGGTGCTCTAG
- a CDS encoding pyruvate dehydrogenase subunit beta, translated as MAEITYREALKRALREEMQRDPTVVIWGEDVVAYAGGGAYGVTSGLAKEFPGRVRDTPIAEEAIIGVGIGAAMGGMRPVCEIMTVNFTLVAWDQIVNHAAKQSHMFNGQIKVPMVIRTPNGHGRTAATHSQNFDAWFAHVPGLKVVAPSTPYDAKGLLKTSIRDDDPVVFLEHLQLYGTRGEVPDEEYLIPIGVSDYKRRGKDVTIVTWGRMTMESLKAARILAEEGIDVEVVDLRTLRPLDLSLALESVHKTNRVIVVEEGWRTAGLGAEIAASLQEMAFNDLDAPIARVAGLEVPMPYARNLERATLPFAEDVIAAVHAMMQKQY; from the coding sequence ATGGCAGAAATCACTTATCGCGAAGCATTGAAGCGTGCGCTGCGTGAGGAGATGCAGCGCGATCCCACCGTTGTGATCTGGGGTGAAGATGTGGTGGCCTACGCGGGCGGTGGCGCATACGGCGTCACTTCTGGCCTGGCCAAAGAATTCCCCGGACGTGTGCGCGATACGCCTATCGCCGAAGAGGCGATCATCGGCGTCGGCATCGGCGCCGCCATGGGGGGGATGCGGCCGGTGTGCGAGATCATGACCGTCAACTTCACGCTCGTGGCCTGGGATCAGATCGTCAACCACGCCGCTAAGCAAAGCCACATGTTCAACGGCCAGATCAAAGTGCCGATGGTCATCCGCACGCCCAACGGCCACGGCCGCACTGCGGCAACGCACTCGCAGAACTTCGACGCCTGGTTCGCCCATGTCCCCGGCTTGAAAGTGGTCGCGCCGTCCACACCCTACGATGCCAAAGGACTGCTGAAGACCAGCATCCGCGATGACGACCCGGTCGTATTTTTGGAGCACCTGCAGCTCTACGGCACGCGCGGCGAGGTTCCCGATGAGGAATACCTGATCCCCATCGGTGTATCGGACTACAAGCGGCGGGGCAAGGACGTGACCATCGTGACCTGGGGGCGTATGACGATGGAGAGCCTGAAAGCCGCGCGCATCCTGGCCGAAGAGGGCATAGACGTCGAGGTTGTGGACCTGCGCACGCTGCGCCCGCTCGACCTATCGCTGGCGCTGGAATCCGTCCACAAGACCAACCGCGTCATCGTGGTTGAAGAGGGCTGGCGCACGGCTGGCTTGGGCGCGGAGATCGCCGCGTCGTTACAGGAAATGGCGTTCAACGACCTGGACGCACCGATCGCGCGTGTGGCCGGCTTGGAAGTGCCGATGCCTTACGCGAGAAACCTGGAGCGCGCAACGCTCCCGTTCGCGGAAGATGTGATCGCCGCCGTGCACGCGATGATGCAGAAGCAATACTAA